The Trichosurus vulpecula isolate mTriVul1 chromosome 3, mTriVul1.pri, whole genome shotgun sequence genome includes a window with the following:
- the ZHX3 gene encoding zinc fingers and homeoboxes protein 3 gives MASKRKSTTPCMIPVKTVVLQETEADPVEGFNEGTQQELPPETPPVNDAVNNNNNNNGTLSNGHRSTFDGDSYICKYCDFGSQDKNQFMGHINSEHTDFNKDPTFVCIECSFMAKTSEGLSLHNAKCHTGEISFIWNVAKQDNHITVEQLISDSTSSHDLSGESYEEGIDGQAEIIITKTPIMKIMKGKAEAKKIHTLKENPSVGENLLSQPAGENLVSQSVGESEMKENDHSFTNGSTPVSQATSNPVKSSHIANGPLIGTVPVLPAGIAQFLSIQQQPQVHTQHHHHQPLPTSKSLPKVMIPLSSIPTYNAAMDSNSFLKNSFHKFPYPTKAELCYLTVVTKYPEEQLKIWFTAQRLKQGISWSPEEIEDARKKMFNTVIQSVPQPTITVLNTPLVANAGNVQHLIQAALPGHVVTGQPEGTGGLLVTQPIMANGLQGTSSSLTLAVTSVPKQPAVAPHNTVCSNTASTVKVVNAAQSLLTACPTITSQAFLDSSIYKNKKSHEQLSALKGSFCRNQFPGQGEVEHLTKITGLTTREVRKWFSDRRYHCRNLKGTRSMLPGDNSSMIMDSTPDVTFTLSPKAPDLACVTTATTPGVHHSAKRQSWHQTPDFTPTKYKERAPEQLRALESSFAQNPLPLEEEVDRLRSETKMTRREIDSWFSERRKKKSAEENKKSEEAASQEEEEAEEDCGEEDPADEWRVSNENGSSEAPGSDRPRVERKVSPIKINLKNLRVTEANGRNESIGLSTNDHEDEQGLSKSLEQPKNKINYKKTAQQRHLLRQLFVQTQWPTNQEYDGLISQSGLPRAEVVRWFGDSRYALKNGQLKWYEDYKHGNFPPGLLVISPSNRELLQDYYKTHKTLYEDDLQSLCDKTQMSSQQVKLWFAEKMGEETRAVSDTCSEDQYSSTGEQAGNHKGTCDTYSEVSENSESWEPTGQEISSEPFDTLSPQAGIQLEAD, from the exons ATGGCCAGCAAACGGAAATCTACCACCCCTTGCATGATACCAGTAAAAACGGTGGTGTTACAGGAAACAGAAGCAGACCCTGTTGAAGGTTTTAATGAAGGAACTCAGCAAGAGTTACCTCCTGAAACACCTCCTGTTAATGATGctgttaacaacaacaacaataataatggaaCACTGTCTAATGGGCATCGAAGTACTTTTGATGGTGATTCTTACATATGTAAATATTGTGATTTTGGGTCTCAAGACAAGAATCAATTTATGGGGCATATTAACTCAGAACACACAGACTTTAATAAAGACCCCACTTTTGTATGTATTGAATGCAGTTTTATGGCAAAAACCTCTGAAGGGCTTTCACTCCACAATGCCAAATGTCATACTGGTGAAATCAGCTTCATTTGGAATGTGGCCAAACAGGACAATCATATAACTGTAGAGCAACTCATCTCTGATAGCACCAGCAGTCATGACCTTTCAGGGGAGTCCTATGAAGAAGGGATAGATGGACAAGCTGAAATTATCATTACTAAAACTCCAATTATGAAGATAATGAAAGGGAAAGCTGAAGCCAAAAAAATTCATACCCTGAAGGAGAATCCATCTGTTGGAGAGAATTTACTAAGTCAGCCAGCTGGGGAAAACTTAGTCAGTCAGTCCGTTGGTGAAAGTGAGATGAAAGAGAATGACCACTCTTTCACCAATGGATCTACTCCAGTCAGCCAGGCAACCAGCAACCCTGTGAAATCTTCACACATTGCCAATGGTCCACTAATCGGAACTGTGCCTGTTTTACCGGCTGGCATAGCTCAGTTTCTATCTATTCAGCAGCAACCCCAGGTGCATACACAACACCATCACCACCAGCCACTGCCCACATCGAAATCGCTTCCCAAAGTGATGATTCCACTGAGCAGCATTCCAACATATAATGCAGCCATGGACTCAAATAGCTTCCTGAAAAACTCTTTCCATAAATTCCCTTACCCAACCAAAGCCGAGCTTTGCTACTTGACTGTTGTGACCAAGTACCCTGAAGAACAACTAAAAATTTGGTTTACTGCCCAAAGATTGAAGCAAGGTATCAGTTGGTCCCCTGAGGAGATAGAAGATGCAAGGAAAAAGATGTTTAACACAGTTATCCAGTCAGTACCTCAGCCTACAATCACAGTTTTAAATACCCCTTTGGTTGCCAATGCTGGCAATGTCCAACATCTCATTCAGGCTGCCTTACCTGGTCATGTTGTTACAGGGCAACCAGAAGGTACAGGCGGATTGCTGGTTACTCAGCCAATAATGGCCAATGGGCTACAGGGGACAAGTTCCTCTCTCACTTTAGCAGTTACCTCTGTTCCCAAGCAGCCAGCTGTTGCACCGCATAACACTGTTTGCTCAAATACTGCATCCACCGTAAAGGTGGTAAATGCTGCTCAGTCTCTGCTCACTGCATGCCCAACTATAACTTCCCAAGCTTTCCTAGATTCTAgcatctacaaaaataaaaaatctcatgAACAGCTATCAGCTCTGAAAGGTAGCTTTTGTAGGAATCAGTTCCCTGGACAAGGTGAAGTAGAGCACTTGACCAAAATTACAGGCCTGACTACAAGGGAGGTTCGAAAATGGTTCAGTGATCGAAGATACCATTGCAGAAATTTGAAAGGTACTCGAAGCATGTTACCTGGAGATAATAGCTCTATGATTATGGACTCCACACCTGATGTTACCTTCACTCTGTCACCCAAAGCACCTGACCTAGCTTGtgtgacaacagcaacaacaccaGGAGTTCATCACTCAGCCAAACGGCAATCCTGGCATCAAACACCAGATTTCACCCCAACAAAATATAAGGAGAGAGCACCAGAACAGCTCAGAGCCTTGGAGAGCAGTTTTGCACAAAATCCTCTTCCCCTTGAGGAAGAAGTAGACCGACTAAGAAGTGAAACCAAAATGACGAGAAGAGAAATCGATAGCTGGTTTTCAGAGCGACGGAAAAAAAAGTCTGCAGAAGAGAACAAGAAATCTGAAGAAGCAGCTTCtcaagaggaggaagaggctgAAGAAGATTGTGGTGAAGAGGATCCTGCTGATGAGTGGAGGGTTTCAAATGAGAATGGCTCTTCAGAGGCCCCAGGTAGCGACCGTCCTCGAGTGGAGCGGAAAGTCAGCCCCATCAAAATCAATCTCAAGAATCTGCGAGTGACAGAAGCAAATGGCAGAAATGAATCAATTGGACTGAGTACCAATGACCATGAGGATGAGCAGGGTTTGAGCAAATCCCTGGAACAACCCAAGaacaaaattaattataaaaagacTGCCCAGCAAAGGCATTTGCTCAGGCAGCTATTTGTCCAAACCCAGTGGCCAACAAATCAGGAATATGATGGTCTCATCTCCCAGTCTGGCCTGCCCAGGGCTGAGGTCGTACGCTGGTTTGGAGACAGTAGATATGCACTTAAAAATGGACAATTGAAGTGGTATGAGGACTATAAGCATGGTAATTTCCCACCTGGTCTATTGGTCATCAGTCCAAGCAATAGGGAGCTTCTTCAGGATTATTATAAAACACACAAAACGCTGTATGAAGATGATCTTCAGAGCTTATGTGACAAAACTCAGATGAGCTCACAACAGGTTAAACTATGGTTTGCCGAAAAAATGGGTGAGGAAACCCGAGCTGTATCTGATACTTGCAGTGAGGACCAGTATTCCAGCACTGGAGAACAAGCAGGAAATCACAAAGGGACATGTGACACCTATTCAGAAGTGTCCGAGAACAGTGAGTCCTGGGAGCCCACTGGCCAGGAGATCAGTTCAGAACCTTTTGACACACTGAGCCCTCAGGCTGGAATCCAGCTAG aagCAGATTGA